The Halobacillus amylolyticus nucleotide sequence CGAATGAGGTGGATAACTTAAGACAACAATTGAGTGATTTAGCCGGGCAGAAGCTGTCATCAGAGGACTATCAGCAAGTCCTTGATGTTGAAATGTCTATAGAAATAGAGGACGTATCCCTGCAGCAAATAGAGGAAATTAATAAATTGCGACCGTTTGGGATGGGAAATCCTAAGCCGTTGTTTCATGTTAAACAATCACCTAAAGAACTTAGACGAATTGGAAGCCGTAAAAACCATTTGAAGATTACGTTTCAAAATCAGTCTGCTAAACTGGATGGTGTTGCTTTTGGTATGGGGGACCTGTATCCGCACATATCGCCACATGCTGAGCTTGAGGTGGTTGGAGAACTTAGCGTTAACGAATGGAACGGCAAAAAAAATGTGCAAATTATGGTCAAGGATATGCAGGTGTCCTCATGGCAGCTTTTTGATCTAAGGGGATCCAAGCACATTGAGAAACAAATAAGTCTTTCCGACGGGGAAACGTATGCAGCTGTAAGTTTTCAGAACACGACCGAAGTTCCTTTCCAACTTCCCGTCTTTGCCCCCTCAGAATTGGCTGGACTGGACGAAGTGGATGGACTCTTGCTTGTAGATTTACCGAAGGATCTATCTGATTTGTCCAATTTGTTGAACGAGGTAAGGCCAGGGAAATTATATGCCTGTTATCAAGTTGATGAGGGTGCTTTTCTGCAAACATGGCCTACACGTGATCACTTTAAATGGTTTTATGGTATGCTAGTAAAGCGTAAAACGTTCAACCTTAAACAAGATCGAGAAAAACTGGCAGCCCGAAAAGGGTGGGACCGGTCAATGGTCGATTTTATTTCACAGGTGTTTTTTGAACTAGATTTTGTTAAAATAGAGGATGATTTTATTACGATTAATTCAACACCTTCACATAGAGATTTGACAGATTCAATTCTTTATCAAGAAAGAAAAAAACAATTATATGTCGAGCAGTCTTTATATTATTCGACTTATAAAGAGTTGAAGAGTTGGCTTGATAGACAGAGGAATAGCCTCAAGGAGGAAGTAGTAAATGGATTATAAAGAACATATCGCTATCGTACAGGATTGGCCAAAAGAAGGAATAACATTTAAAGACATAACTCCATTAATGGATAATGGAAAAGCTTTCAAGTCTGCAGTAGACGAAATTGTCCACTATTCTAAAGATAAAGAGATTGATCTAGTCGTAGGACCGGAAGCTCGCGGATTTATCGTAGGTTGCCCTGTTTCTTACGCTCTTGAAATAGGTTTTGCACCAGTGCGAAAAGAAGGCAAATTGCCTCGTGACACGATCAAAGTAGATTATGGACTTGAATATGGAAAAGATGTTCTTACCATTCATAAAGATGCTATCAAGCCTGGTCAGCGTGTACTTATTGTAGATGACTTGCTTGCAACAGGGGGAACGATTGAAGCCACCATTGCATTGGTAGAGGAGCTTGGAGGGGTCGTCGCCGGATGTGCTTTCCTCGTTGAATTGACATATTTAGATGGAAGAAAAAAGCTTGATGGCTACGATGTGTTGACATTAATGCAATATTAAGAGAAGGAGAGTGTCCTCTTAGCAGGACGCTCTTTGTTTTACATGTAAATGAAAAAAGTAATTGTCTAACCGCCCCTTTTACGCTTTTCTATGTCTAGCTGCAGCGCCCAGACACGCAAGACTAGTGATTTGCCGGGCGCCTCCGCTTTTCTAAATTAGACGTTTTTCCTTTACATTTGACAGGCTTTTTTTGATAATGGTAAACAAACTATAATTTTTGGTGAAGAAACATACAGAAATCAGGGGGTGATGATATGGCGAAAGATAATATATTAACAGCCGAAGAAGTAATCGAACAAGCAAGCCAATATATGAATAATGATGATCTTGCATTTATTCGCAGGGCCTTTGAGTTTGCCAATTATGCTCACAGTGAGCAATACCGCAAGTCTGGAGAGCCGTACATTATCCACCCGATTCAAGTAGCTGGAATTCTTGTTAACCTTGAGATGGATCCTGAAACGATAGCAAGCGGCTTTCTTCACGATGTGGTAGAAGATACAGAAATCGGTCTGGAAGAAATAGAGACAAGCTTTAATACGGAAGTTTCTATGCTCGTAGACGGTGTGACGAAACTAGGTAAGATTAAATACAAGTCCAAAGAAGCACAACAAGCTGAAAATCATCGAAAAATGTTCGTAGCTATGG carries:
- a CDS encoding adenine phosphoribosyltransferase; the encoded protein is MDYKEHIAIVQDWPKEGITFKDITPLMDNGKAFKSAVDEIVHYSKDKEIDLVVGPEARGFIVGCPVSYALEIGFAPVRKEGKLPRDTIKVDYGLEYGKDVLTIHKDAIKPGQRVLIVDDLLATGGTIEATIALVEELGGVVAGCAFLVELTYLDGRKKLDGYDVLTLMQY